The sequence ACGGACGGTGCTTCGCACAATATCACTTTTAAAACTTTCTCCTGAAATTCAGGGCGAAATCAGGTCAGGAAATCTCCCTGTTTCTCGGGGGCATGAAAACCCGTGAAGCCCCCGCCAAGCGAGTACAGGCGCAAAAGAAACTGACGTGAAGCGCTAAAAGATAAAGACCATAAAACGGGAAAAACAAAATATGGATTTTACGAGATACGGGTGCCGTTATAATCAGCCCATTCTTCATATACTTTGCATGCTTCCTGAGTTATAATAACTAACAACATGACCCGTTTAAGAACTTTCTCAGGCAATTTTTTAAAAGGTCTTTCAGGGCTGACAAAAGACTTTTATATTGCTATCTCAATTTCGATCATAATCCATGTGTTTGCAATGTATTGTTTATTTGCTATACCTTCAGCTCAACCCTTGAACATGGAAAGCATTACAGTAGATTTTGCCATGATTGAGTATGCAGAAAGATCGGGGGAGGCAAATATAAAGGGCGAAGGGCAAAGGGCGAAGGGCAAAGGGGAGAAAATATCCCCAAAAGTGGAAGGGGCAAAAGCAGGCAGCAATAAAGTTCGAAATGTGGATAATCTCACTGGCAATAAGCAGTTTGCGGCAAACAACGCTATAGACTCAGAGGACAAGGATAAGAGCAGCATACCAACAGATACGGTATCCTTGAATGCATTCATATCAAATCACAATGAACATGGCAGTCGGACCGGTGCGGGAGTCCATAAAGGCGGAAAAATTGGAAGCGGTGTTTCCGGCTCTTCTGAAGGAATAGATGGAGGAGGCGTGGGGTTACCCGGACAGGGAGGAGAAGGGAAGCTTTACGATTATGGATATGTCCGGGAAGCGGTTATGAAGAATTTGAAATATCCTGAAAAAGCAAGAAGGTTTGGCTGGGAAGGAAGGGTTATCCTTTATTTTATTATAAATGAAACAGGATTGGTTCGAGATGTAAAGATTGTCAAGAG is a genomic window of Pseudomonadota bacterium containing:
- a CDS encoding energy transducer TonB; the encoded protein is MESITVDFAMIEYAERSGEANIKGEGQRAKGKGEKISPKVEGAKAGSNKVRNVDNLTGNKQFAANNAIDSEDKDKSSIPTDTVSLNAFISNHNEHGSRTGAGVHKGGKIGSGVSGSSEGIDGGGVGLPGQGGEGKLYDYGYVREAVMKNLKYPEKARRFGWEGRVILYFIINETGLVRDVKIVKSSGIQMLDEAAKDALTRVAAFNNKYKRLVVVQLPIEFKLKQ